From the genome of Streptomyces sp. SID8374:
GCTACCGCCGCTTCGTCGCGCCCGCCGCCCTCGCCTTCCTCCTCTGGTACCTCGCGTACGTCGTCGCGGCCACCTCGGCGCCCGGGCTGATGGCCCGCCCGGTCGCCGGCGCGGTCAACGTGGCGATGGTGGCGGGTCTCGGCCAGTTCCTCACCACCTTCCTGCTGACCTGGGCGTACGCACGCCACGCACGGCTGCGCAGGGACCGGGCGGCCCTCGATCTGCGATGGGACACCCAGGAGATGACGCGGGGAGCCGCACAGGCGGCGACAGGAGGGCGGGGACGTTGAGAGGCGACCACCAGACACTCGCCCTGCTGCTGTTCTGCGCGTTCATCGCGGTGACGCTCTTCATCACCACCTGGGTCAGCCGCGACCGGCAGGGTTCCGCCGAGGAGTTCTACGCCGGAGGCCGCCTCTTCTCGCCCATGGAGAACGGATTCGCCATCGCCGGCGACTACATGTCGGCCGCCTCCTTCCTCGGCATCTCCGGGCTGATCGCCCTCTTCGGCTACGACGGCATGCTCTACTCGGTCGGCTTCCTGGTCGCCTGGCTGGTCGTCCTGCTGCTGGTGGCCGAACTCGTCCGCAACTGCGGCCGGTTCACCCTCGCCGACGTGGTCGCCGCCCGCATGGCCGAGCGCCCGGTGCGCACCGCCCTCGGCACCTCCTCGGTCACCGTCTCCGTCCTCTACCTCGTCGCCCAGATGGTCGGCGCGGGCTCCCTGGTGGCCCTGCTGCTCGGCGGGACGAGCGACGCGGCCCGGTCCTGGACCGTCGTCGGCGTCGGCGCGCTCATGGTCGTCTACGTCTCCTTCGGCGGGATGCGCGCCACCACCTGGATCCAGATCGTCAAGGCCGTGCTGCTGATGGGCGGGGCCGTCGCCCTGACCGTGCTCGTCCTGGTCCACTTCCGGGGTGA
Proteins encoded in this window:
- a CDS encoding DUF485 domain-containing protein; translation: MRLDDPWYEASAAGWGETDGTGGEAADGAPGPGEPPPGPTAAEIYLEVHRSEAFREVRRRYRRFVAPAALAFLLWYLAYVVAATSAPGLMARPVAGAVNVAMVAGLGQFLTTFLLTWAYARHARLRRDRAALDLRWDTQEMTRGAAQAATGGRGR